The segment CCGCTCTCCTGGACGCCCAAGGAGGCCCACCGGTTCCTCTCCGAAATCGCACTGTACGAGCAGGCCGGACTTATCGTGCGCATGCCTGATTGGTGGAGCGCCAAGAACAAGCCCCGTCCCAAGGTCTCCGTTTCTGTCGGCGGAAAGGCTCCCTCATCGCTGGGGATGGACACATTGCTTGACTTCGATGTGGGCCTGACCCTGGACGGCAGGTTGCTGTCGAAGCGGGAAATCGAGGAGCTGCTCGCATCCACCCACGGCCTCGTGCTGATCAAAGGCAAGTGGGTCGAGGTCGACCGCGACAAGCTTTCGCAAGTGCTGGACGAGTGGCGTGATGTTCAGAAGCAGGCGCAGGCCGGTGGAGTGAGCTTCGGCGAGGCCATGCGCATGCTTTCCGGAGCCCACATCAATGGTGAGGAAGGGGGCGCCCTTGACGCGCGGCCCGAGTGGTCGGAGGTCGTCGCTGGCAAATGGCTCTCGTCCAGGCTCGATGCGCTGCGCTCGCCCGAGCTGCGTGCGGACATCGAGTCCGGTGCCGGCCTCAATGCCGAGCTTCGTCCCTATCAGAAGCTGGGCGTACAGTGGCTCTCGACCCTGCGCAGCCTCGAGCTCGGCGGCTGCCTGGCCGACGACATGGGCCTGGGCAAGACACTTCAGGTGCTCGGGGTCCTCGACATGAGCCGCCGCAACAAAGACAAGGGTACGGATTTGCTCGTAGTGCCGGCTTCGCTCGTGGACAACTGGCGGCTCGAGATCGAGCGCTTTGCACCGAAGCTCAAGGTGCTCATCGCCCACCCCTCACGCATCCCATCAGGCGAGTTGAAGAAGCTGCCCAAAACGCACGTCGCCGCCCACGACGCGGTGATCACGACCTACGGCACCGCCATGCGCACGGCATGGATGAAGGAGATCGCCTGGCGCACCGTGATCCTCGACGAGGCCCAGGCCATCAAGAACCCGGGCGCCAAGCAAACCAAGGCGGTCAAAGCGATGCAATCCACGTGGCGCCTGGCGCTGACCGGGACGCCGGTGGAAAACCGCCTCGGAGATCTGTGGTCGATCTTCGACTTCCTGAACCCAGGGCTCCTGGGCTCGGCCAAGGCATTCAACCGACTGTGCAAATCCATGGAGTCGGGCAAGCAGGGAGCCTACGCGCCGCTGCGGCGGCTCGTTCAACCGTACATCCTGCGCCGTCTAAAAACCGACAAGAATGTCATCGCCGATCTGCCCGACAAGACCGAGGTCACTGCCCACTGCCTGCTGAGCAAGCGCCAGGCCGCGCTGTACAAGCAGTCGGTCGACGAGATGCGAAGGGCCATCGAGGAGCTCGAGGGCATCGAGCGACGAGGCGTGGTCCTGGCCTTCCTCATGCGTTTCAAGCAGATCTGCAACCACCCGTCCCAGTGGCTCGGCGACGGCGCCTACGAGCCGGCAGATAGCGGCAAGCTCACCCGACTGCGTGAGCTTTGCGAGTCGATCGCCGCCCGCCAGGACAAGGTGTTGGTGTTCACCCAGTTTCGCGAGATGACCGAGCCGCTTTCCGGTTTTCTCTCTGGTGTCTTCGGTCGCAGCGGACTCGTGCTGCACGGTGGAACCGCGGTCAACAAGCGCCAGGGGCTGGTCAAGAGCTTCCAGGAGGTCGACCGTGTGCCGTTCATGGTGCTGTCCCTAAAAGCTGGCGGAACCGGGTTGAACCTGACAGCGGCCTCGCATGTGATTCACTTCGACAGATGGTGGAATCCGGCGGTTGAAAACCAGGCCACGGACCGCGCGTTTCGTATCGGCCAAAAGAAGAACGTGCTGGTTCACAAATTCGTTTGCCGCGGCACCGTGGAGGAGCGCATCGACGAGATGATTGCGGGCAAGCAGAAGCTCTCCGATGAGGTGCTCGAAGGCGGAGCCGAGTCTACCTTGACGGAAATGAGCAACGAGGAGTTGATGGCGATGGTGTCGCTCGATCTGAGCAGTGCCGTGGAGGCTTAGACAGGCGAGCTACGCCTCGTTCCGAGCAGAAAGCATGAGATGAGCCATGGGCAGGTACTACGATAGCTATTGGCCGCCTTACGTGCCGGTGGCGGAGCGTCGTCGCAGAGCCGCGAAGAAGGTCGCTTCGATGAGAAAGGCCGGACGCGACCTTTCGCCGGTCGAGATCGCGGGGCGCAAGATCGCCACGACCTTCTGGGGCGAGGCCTGGTGCAAGAACCTCGAAGCCTACAGCGACTACGAAAACCGCCTCCCTCGCGGGCGGACCTATGTGCGCAACGGCTCGGTGCTCGACCTGCAGATCGAGGCGGGCGGTGTCCGCACGCTCGTCAGCGGCACGGATCTGTACACAGTCGATATCGCGATCAAGCCGCTAGCCAAGAAGAGGTGGACGGAGATCAAGGCGCGATGCGCTGGCCAGATCGACTCGCTGGTCGAGCTGCTCCGGGGCTCCATCTCCAAGAGCGTCATGGAGATCGTCACGCGCAAGGGCGAGGGGCTGTTTCCGTCGCCTCACGAGATCAGCCTCGATTGCTCGTGCCCCGACTGGGCCACCATGTGCAAGCATGTGGCAGCGACGCTCTATGGCGTCGGGGCGCGTCTCGACCTCGAACCCGAGCTGCTGTTCACCCTGCGCGGTGTGGATCCGACCGAGATGGTGGAAGCCGCTGTCGATCAACCGGCGGGCAACGGCAAGGCACGCAAAGGACGTGTGCTCGAGACCTCCGAGCTGTCGTCGGTGTTCGGTGTCGACATCGACAT is part of the Pseudomonadota bacterium genome and harbors:
- a CDS encoding DEAD/DEAH box helicase, with protein sequence MSQLAFDSDAETLVCRLTPSGRIDVQPGSPEDGPALSSEAAGQIVGAFGKGRGEGVLHLGAAELSTDLPPSLSYWRDVGRTFVARVCGALDPTDSNSLVIPDPDADELSALSQAVPPMQGAELLQAELLREIWSDAGAALSAKAKGYKDGVQGYLKAHSSVWHAVGRVCFHLAENKRDPEYPFAFIATYVHRVSKQAKPQHLPLGRALRDYVGAKNRRKLLTLLAPLSRAAEQSEFIRELVDAGDIYHPLSWTPKEAHRFLSEIALYEQAGLIVRMPDWWSAKNKPRPKVSVSVGGKAPSSLGMDTLLDFDVGLTLDGRLLSKREIEELLASTHGLVLIKGKWVEVDRDKLSQVLDEWRDVQKQAQAGGVSFGEAMRMLSGAHINGEEGGALDARPEWSEVVAGKWLSSRLDALRSPELRADIESGAGLNAELRPYQKLGVQWLSTLRSLELGGCLADDMGLGKTLQVLGVLDMSRRNKDKGTDLLVVPASLVDNWRLEIERFAPKLKVLIAHPSRIPSGELKKLPKTHVAAHDAVITTYGTAMRTAWMKEIAWRTVILDEAQAIKNPGAKQTKAVKAMQSTWRLALTGTPVENRLGDLWSIFDFLNPGLLGSAKAFNRLCKSMESGKQGAYAPLRRLVQPYILRRLKTDKNVIADLPDKTEVTAHCLLSKRQAALYKQSVDEMRRAIEELEGIERRGVVLAFLMRFKQICNHPSQWLGDGAYEPADSGKLTRLRELCESIAARQDKVLVFTQFREMTEPLSGFLSGVFGRSGLVLHGGTAVNKRQGLVKSFQEVDRVPFMVLSLKAGGTGLNLTAASHVIHFDRWWNPAVENQATDRAFRIGQKKNVLVHKFVCRGTVEERIDEMIAGKQKLSDEVLEGGAESTLTEMSNEELMAMVSLDLSSAVEA